Proteins co-encoded in one Deltaproteobacteria bacterium genomic window:
- a CDS encoding STAS domain-containing protein: protein MARKLELETSEKGDVTVLYVNGYLNSLVGETLEDSVNGSVSNGRLKLVINFGKTKMINSVGISIVIGIVEAIAEKGGILAFTNLSRINRELFDITGVSDLVKIFKTEEDALAAISAVT, encoded by the coding sequence GTGGCACGGAAACTTGAGCTCGAGACATCGGAAAAAGGAGATGTTACCGTCCTGTACGTGAATGGATACCTGAACAGTCTCGTGGGGGAGACTCTTGAGGATTCTGTCAACGGCAGTGTGAGCAATGGAAGATTGAAGCTGGTCATTAACTTCGGAAAAACGAAGATGATCAATAGCGTGGGCATATCCATCGTGATCGGTATCGTTGAGGCAATCGCCGAGAAAGGGGGAATTCTCGCCTTCACGAACCTCTCGCGCATCAACAGGGAGCTTTTCGACATTACGGGGGTGTCTGACCTGGTAAAGATTTTCAAAACCGAGGAAGATGCGCTTGCGGCAATCAGCGCGGTAACATAG
- a CDS encoding HD domain-containing protein, whose translation MAPERRRAKREQYRIQAVRDLTRGIPREGEFVSSLKFALRSVLGALTVSRGAIVTYNEWDVEYVVARGFTVDEKKLALRGHLQSYFTGRDTSFSLLNPRIKADVREYFTSLTPKAEDVVFVSPIKGGRRFFGFIMLGMKINGEHPARRDLELLNVMTHYLAAEIHSRRVIVDVAGLNMSLSAKVKENVKLISSLRSVYFQTIRALAAAIDAKDPYTRGHSERVAKISREIAKTMRLEEDSVNAIYMASILHDIGKIATEEKILAKKGTLTGLEKSRVKNHPKVSYKILSKVKFPDPNIALFALYHHEWVNGEGYPYGIQGEEIPLGARIIALADAFDAMVADRPYRRGKNLRESVKEVVECSGTQFDPKVTSAFLEVLKSEVEDGMRRPVITPIIKNGDVGKQDLPYIKKSLGRVRRISRL comes from the coding sequence ATGGCACCAGAGAGAAGACGGGCAAAAAGGGAACAGTACAGAATACAGGCTGTCAGGGATTTAACGAGAGGGATACCAAGAGAGGGCGAATTTGTAAGCAGTTTGAAATTTGCCCTCCGGTCGGTTCTCGGGGCCCTGACGGTATCGCGCGGGGCAATCGTAACGTACAATGAATGGGATGTCGAGTATGTTGTGGCGAGGGGTTTCACCGTAGATGAGAAGAAACTCGCCCTTCGCGGTCACCTGCAGAGCTATTTCACCGGGAGGGATACGTCCTTTTCCCTCCTGAACCCGAGAATCAAGGCAGATGTAAGGGAGTACTTTACGAGCCTCACCCCGAAGGCCGAGGATGTGGTCTTCGTTTCCCCCATCAAGGGCGGCAGGAGATTTTTCGGTTTCATCATGCTGGGCATGAAGATCAACGGAGAGCATCCTGCACGGAGGGATCTCGAGCTGCTGAACGTCATGACCCACTATCTCGCTGCAGAGATCCATTCCAGGCGGGTGATCGTTGATGTGGCCGGCCTCAACATGAGTCTTTCGGCAAAGGTGAAGGAGAACGTGAAGCTCATATCATCTCTGCGCTCCGTGTATTTCCAGACCATACGGGCTCTTGCCGCTGCCATTGATGCCAAGGACCCCTATACGAGGGGCCATTCCGAAAGAGTTGCCAAGATCTCCCGTGAGATTGCAAAGACGATGCGCCTGGAGGAGGACTCGGTGAATGCCATTTACATGGCGAGCATACTTCACGATATCGGGAAGATAGCCACGGAAGAGAAGATACTGGCCAAGAAGGGCACTCTCACGGGGCTGGAAAAATCGAGGGTCAAGAACCATCCGAAGGTAAGCTACAAGATCCTTTCCAAGGTCAAGTTTCCCGACCCAAACATCGCACTCTTCGCCCTCTACCACCACGAATGGGTCAACGGTGAGGGTTACCCCTACGGCATACAGGGCGAAGAGATACCCCTTGGCGCGCGGATCATAGCGCTTGCCGATGCCTTCGATGCGATGGTCGCCGACAGGCCTTACCGGCGCGGCAAGAACCTCAGGGAATCGGTGAAGGAGGTCGTCGAATGCAGCGGAACCCAGTTTGACCCGAAGGTTACCAGCGCGTTCCTGGAAGTTTTGAAGAGCGAAGTGGAAGATGGAATGAGAAGGCCCGTGATAACTCCCATCATCAAAAACGGTGATGTGGGAAAGCAGGATCTCCCCTACATTAAAAAGTCTCTGGGCAGGGTGCGCCGTATATCTCGTCTATAA
- a CDS encoding TIM barrel protein: MDTKVHMNMSRTEIESETLLVYLSERGVRPELFFDGNEIELIKERDLERIGKTLDKLDMLPMTVHAPFEDLSPGSSDEAIRNITLGKILRAVEIAGTIPVLGVVVHSGYSDWHFDFDVEKWLDHAVPVFSRLCEKALSMKTRIFVENIFEKDPASLLSLREKVGAENLGFCFDPGHAALFSSLPPVIWTGRLGEHMGEIHLHDNWGTRDEHLPLLEGNINFRGILCSLKEQGIHPVFTLEPHTIEHAKRSLKNFRRLIDEIYGAPCPETF, from the coding sequence GTGGACACAAAAGTTCACATGAACATGTCCCGGACCGAAATCGAATCTGAAACACTTCTCGTGTACCTGTCTGAGAGAGGCGTTCGGCCCGAACTCTTTTTCGACGGCAACGAGATAGAGCTCATAAAGGAAAGAGATCTCGAAAGAATAGGGAAAACCCTGGACAAATTAGACATGCTTCCCATGACGGTGCACGCTCCCTTCGAAGATCTGAGCCCGGGCTCTTCCGATGAGGCAATCAGAAACATAACCCTCGGCAAGATACTCAGGGCGGTTGAAATCGCCGGGACGATTCCCGTTTTGGGGGTCGTCGTGCACAGCGGCTACAGCGACTGGCATTTTGATTTCGACGTTGAAAAGTGGCTCGATCATGCAGTTCCGGTATTCTCGCGGCTCTGCGAGAAGGCCCTGTCCATGAAAACACGCATTTTCGTTGAGAACATATTTGAGAAAGACCCTGCAAGCCTGCTCAGCCTGAGGGAAAAAGTGGGCGCGGAAAACCTCGGGTTCTGCTTCGACCCCGGTCACGCAGCTCTCTTTTCCTCCTTACCGCCCGTAATCTGGACCGGAAGGCTCGGGGAGCACATGGGGGAGATACACCTCCACGACAACTGGGGCACCCGGGACGAACACCTGCCGCTGCTCGAGGGAAACATCAACTTCAGGGGCATCCTCTGCTCACTCAAGGAGCAGGGAATACATCCCGTATTCACCCTCGAGCCCCACACCATCGAGCACGCGAAAAGAAGCCTTAAAAATTTCCGCAGGCTTATAGACGAGATATACGGCGCACCCTGCCCAGAGACTTTTTAA
- a CDS encoding FCD domain-containing protein, whose protein sequence is MKKLKFDLENHQTLRERIVDTIREAIINGILSSGTKISEPELAERFGISRTPIREALRQLETEGFINVVPRKGAVVSTLSRKDVEDFYELKSVLEAFAAKKAVELVTDNDISKMENLNRQLEKLASKGDLKRAFQVHNDFHHVFLEACGNEKLFIIAKGLEKQFQRFRMSLSVPGKIERLVKQHWDIIDAFRKKDASLVEELVKENALYGMSVLLKESEQEGIARE, encoded by the coding sequence TTGAAGAAACTCAAGTTTGACCTGGAAAATCACCAGACGTTGAGAGAAAGAATCGTCGATACGATACGGGAGGCTATCATCAACGGAATCTTGAGCTCCGGAACGAAAATTTCCGAGCCTGAGCTTGCAGAGAGGTTCGGAATCAGCAGGACCCCGATCAGGGAGGCGCTCAGGCAGCTCGAGACGGAGGGGTTCATTAACGTTGTTCCAAGAAAAGGGGCTGTCGTCTCGACACTCAGCCGCAAGGATGTTGAGGACTTTTACGAGCTAAAGAGCGTACTCGAGGCGTTTGCGGCGAAAAAAGCGGTTGAATTGGTAACGGACAATGACATCTCGAAGATGGAAAACCTAAACAGGCAGCTGGAAAAGCTCGCGAGCAAGGGTGATCTCAAGAGGGCATTTCAGGTACACAATGACTTTCATCATGTGTTTCTCGAGGCCTGCGGGAACGAAAAATTGTTTATCATTGCAAAGGGTCTCGAGAAACAGTTTCAGCGGTTTCGGATGAGCCTGTCCGTTCCGGGAAAGATCGAAAGGTTGGTGAAGCAGCACTGGGATATCATCGACGCCTTCAGGAAAAAAGACGCAAGTCTCGTTGAGGAGCTTGTAAAGGAAAATGCGCTGTACGGAATGAGCGTTCTGCTCAAAGAGTCGGAGCAAGAGGGGATTGCAAGGGAGTGA
- a CDS encoding L-seryl-tRNA(Sec) selenium transferase, producing the protein MAKKDYLKNLPSIASLLEQECVKELLALRGRELIVRALRKSVDATRETIAHEKKVVGKEDALEMVLSTFRRVLDNLLSPSPARVINGTGIIIHTNLGRAPLPHFAVERISEIASSYSALEFDVSEGKRGSRNDHVEGLLKEICGCEAALSVNNNAAALLLVLSALSRGRETVVSRGQLVEIGGSFRIPEILEQSGARLVEVGTTNRTRIADFEGAVTDNTALFLTVHRSNFFMGGFVEEVPLEELCALGKKYSIPVVYDWGSGSIFDLSPHGFPDERGVRFALECGADIVSFSGDKLFGGPQAGIIAGKKDLVDVMKKHPLARALRLDKLSIAALNSLLTCYLDEEVAKRELPVLRMLLRDDREIRSRAVRMRGKVRKRARGGDARFEVIQDDAECGGGALPGVKVKTWCLAISSERLSPDEMSLAFRLNDPPVIGRISGERFLIDFRTVFPEEEDELLASITRVIAGSA; encoded by the coding sequence TTGGCCAAAAAAGATTATCTCAAGAATCTTCCATCGATAGCCAGCCTCCTGGAGCAGGAATGTGTGAAAGAGTTGCTGGCACTGCGCGGCAGGGAGTTGATAGTCAGGGCGCTGCGCAAATCAGTTGACGCTACCCGGGAAACAATAGCTCATGAAAAGAAGGTGGTGGGAAAAGAGGATGCCCTCGAGATGGTTCTGTCCACCTTCCGAAGGGTTCTCGACAATCTTTTGTCACCGTCACCTGCAAGGGTGATCAACGGGACGGGTATCATTATCCACACCAACCTCGGCAGGGCCCCCCTTCCTCACTTTGCCGTCGAGAGGATAAGCGAGATCGCATCCTCCTACTCTGCCCTCGAGTTCGACGTGTCAGAGGGCAAGAGGGGAAGCAGGAACGACCACGTCGAGGGCCTTTTGAAAGAAATCTGCGGTTGTGAAGCAGCGCTGTCGGTCAACAACAATGCGGCGGCGCTTTTGCTCGTTCTCTCTGCGCTATCCCGGGGTCGGGAAACAGTGGTTTCCCGGGGACAGCTCGTTGAGATCGGGGGCTCCTTCAGGATCCCCGAAATTCTCGAACAGAGCGGGGCGAGACTGGTTGAGGTCGGGACGACGAACAGGACGAGAATCGCCGATTTTGAAGGGGCGGTCACGGATAACACGGCCCTATTTCTCACGGTGCACAGGAGCAATTTTTTCATGGGGGGGTTTGTCGAGGAAGTTCCTCTCGAGGAGCTGTGCGCGCTGGGAAAAAAATACTCTATCCCCGTCGTGTACGACTGGGGATCCGGCTCCATATTCGATCTTTCCCCCCATGGTTTTCCTGACGAGCGGGGAGTGAGATTTGCGCTGGAATGCGGTGCTGACATCGTATCCTTCAGCGGGGACAAACTCTTCGGTGGACCCCAGGCGGGGATCATCGCGGGGAAAAAGGATCTCGTCGACGTGATGAAAAAGCACCCTCTTGCCAGAGCCCTGCGTTTGGACAAGCTGAGTATTGCAGCCCTCAACTCGCTGCTTACCTGCTACCTCGACGAGGAGGTAGCGAAAAGGGAGCTCCCGGTGCTCAGGATGCTTCTCCGGGACGATCGGGAGATACGGAGCAGGGCCGTTCGGATGAGAGGAAAAGTGCGGAAACGTGCCCGGGGAGGCGATGCCCGGTTTGAGGTAATCCAGGATGATGCGGAGTGCGGCGGCGGGGCCCTTCCCGGTGTGAAGGTCAAGACATGGTGCCTTGCCATATCGAGTGAGCGCCTGTCCCCCGATGAAATGAGTCTCGCCTTCCGGCTGAATGACCCGCCGGTGATCGGCAGGATTTCCGGCGAAAGGTTCCTCATAGACTTCAGAACGGTCTTTCCTGAGGAGGAAGATGAGCTCCTTGCATCCATCACCCGGGTGATTGCCGGTTCTGCTTGA
- a CDS encoding HNH endonuclease, with the protein MINSSVLVLNRAFYPVHVTSVRRAFCLLYSGIARVVDSQYNLFDFKSWSELSLSISDEVIGTVDRFIKVPRVIVILTFDRFPRRGVRFNRHNIFTRDRDTCQYCGRHFSRGELSLDHVVPISMGGNTSWTNVACCCVECNKKKGGRLPEAAGMRLRKKPSKPAWTPEYSVSLRSSIYKEWLPFLNIVDFTYWNLELEP; encoded by the coding sequence ATGATTAATTCATCCGTTCTCGTCCTGAACAGAGCTTTTTACCCTGTCCACGTAACCAGCGTTCGAAGGGCATTCTGCCTTCTCTACAGCGGTATAGCACGCGTAGTCGATTCCCAGTACAACCTCTTCGATTTCAAGTCCTGGAGTGAGCTATCCCTGTCCATCTCAGACGAAGTGATAGGAACCGTCGACCGGTTCATAAAGGTGCCGAGGGTTATCGTGATACTGACCTTCGACAGGTTTCCCCGGAGGGGTGTGAGGTTCAACCGGCACAATATTTTTACGAGGGACCGGGACACCTGCCAGTACTGCGGCAGGCACTTTTCACGGGGGGAGCTCAGCCTGGACCACGTCGTACCCATTTCCATGGGGGGAAATACTTCGTGGACCAACGTGGCCTGTTGCTGTGTTGAGTGCAACAAGAAAAAAGGGGGGCGCCTGCCGGAGGCGGCAGGCATGAGGTTGCGCAAGAAGCCTTCCAAGCCCGCGTGGACCCCCGAATACTCCGTATCCTTAAGGTCGTCCATATACAAGGAGTGGTTACCCTTCCTGAACATCGTTGATTTCACCTACTGGAATCTTGAACTGGAACCCTGA
- the aroE gene encoding shikimate dehydrogenase, which yields MPERYFIIGDPVSHSISPCIHNALFKHYGIDARYEALRVTADELSEFFHSLRDTYRGGNVTIPHKVAAIAFMNELGEEAIHTGAINTVTLDADGALRGNNTDVSGFVYSLERELGGPIPEPVGIIGAGGAARGVLYGLITQGLKEYVLVNRTRTKAEALLEDFSSLSRGLDITVCKLEGGAYEKALARVNLIVNASALGLREDFKEFPFERLKKKTTLVDIVYKKGNTYLVNEGMKRGFTCIDALPMLAAQAAFAFRHWTKILPDYTMVKKIATNCLEIA from the coding sequence ATGCCCGAGAGATATTTCATTATAGGAGATCCGGTCTCCCACTCGATAAGTCCGTGCATCCATAATGCACTTTTCAAACACTATGGGATCGATGCCCGTTACGAGGCTCTCCGGGTGACAGCGGATGAGCTGTCGGAATTTTTTCACTCTCTCCGGGATACATACCGGGGGGGGAATGTGACGATACCGCACAAGGTTGCGGCCATCGCCTTCATGAACGAGCTTGGAGAGGAAGCCATCCATACGGGTGCGATTAACACCGTTACCCTCGATGCTGACGGAGCGTTGCGGGGGAACAACACCGACGTTTCGGGCTTCGTCTACTCCCTCGAGCGGGAACTGGGCGGACCCATACCGGAGCCGGTTGGGATAATCGGGGCAGGTGGTGCGGCGCGGGGTGTTCTCTACGGACTCATCACGCAGGGGCTCAAGGAGTATGTGTTGGTAAACAGGACACGCACGAAGGCCGAGGCGTTGCTCGAGGACTTCTCATCGCTTTCCCGGGGGCTGGACATCACCGTGTGCAAGCTTGAGGGGGGCGCGTATGAAAAGGCGCTTGCGCGGGTAAATCTGATAGTGAATGCATCGGCCCTGGGCCTTCGTGAAGATTTCAAAGAATTTCCATTTGAGCGGTTAAAGAAGAAAACGACGCTTGTCGATATAGTCTATAAAAAGGGCAACACCTATCTTGTAAATGAAGGAATGAAAAGGGGGTTTACTTGCATAGACGCATTACCGATGCTGGCAGCACAGGCAGCTTTCGCTTTCCGGCACTGGACCAAAATATTGCCCGATTACACAATGGTGAAAAAGATTGCGACCAATTGCCTTGAGATTGCGTGA
- the pilB gene encoding type IV-A pilus assembly ATPase PilB, translating into MSVLSLKIGEMLRKVDLITQEQLKSALEEQKKSKERLGTVLVKLGYISEEEFLAFLGQQFNIPVVDLSQYDVNSDLVRLLPEDLMQKNLAFPINRVGSKLIVAVADPTNMAIVDAIAFKTGYAVELVLASENSLQELVNTHIEQSSELDEIIIDLDDEFELIQEEEEIDVQEIQKTVEDAPVVKLVNFVLTDAVKKRASDIHIEPYEREFRVRYRIDGVLYEVLKPPFRLKNAIVSRIKILSNLDIAERRLPQDGRIKLKLGKKKEMDYRVSVMPTLHGEKIVLRLLDKSSLEVEMTNLGFEKKQLEEFKEAIYRPYGMVLVTGPTGSGKTTTLYSAIAELNKTTDNISTAEDPVEYSFAGINQVQMKEEIGLTFAASLRSFLRQDPDIILVGEVRDYETAEIAIKAALTGHLVLSTLHTNDAPSTVSRLLNMGIEPFLVSSSLNLILAQRLARRICENCKEEVKMNPKVLLDAGAKKEMLDGFKLYKGKGCEQCSNIGYKGRVALYEVMTVRDEIKEMILRGGSAIELKKEALRFGMKTLRQAGLGKVRDGVTTLEEVLRVSAKD; encoded by the coding sequence ATGTCCGTTCTCAGCCTTAAGATCGGTGAAATGCTCCGGAAGGTAGACCTGATCACTCAGGAACAGTTGAAATCGGCTCTCGAAGAGCAGAAAAAGAGCAAAGAGCGTTTAGGAACCGTTCTGGTAAAGCTCGGCTACATATCAGAGGAGGAGTTTCTCGCGTTTTTGGGCCAGCAGTTCAACATACCCGTAGTGGACCTGTCCCAGTACGATGTGAATTCTGACCTGGTAAGGCTCCTTCCGGAAGATCTCATGCAAAAGAACCTGGCATTCCCGATAAACCGGGTCGGGTCGAAGTTGATCGTCGCAGTTGCCGACCCGACGAACATGGCGATCGTTGATGCAATTGCATTCAAGACAGGCTACGCCGTCGAACTGGTGCTTGCCTCCGAGAACTCGCTGCAGGAACTGGTGAATACTCACATCGAACAATCCTCGGAACTGGATGAAATCATCATAGATCTCGATGATGAGTTCGAACTCATCCAGGAAGAGGAAGAGATCGATGTCCAGGAGATCCAGAAGACGGTGGAGGATGCCCCCGTTGTCAAACTGGTGAATTTCGTGCTCACCGATGCGGTCAAGAAGAGGGCGAGCGATATACACATAGAGCCCTACGAGAGGGAATTCAGGGTCCGGTACAGGATTGACGGAGTGCTGTATGAGGTACTCAAACCGCCATTCAGGCTCAAGAATGCAATCGTCTCGAGGATCAAGATTCTCTCCAACCTCGACATAGCCGAGAGGAGGTTGCCACAGGACGGGAGAATAAAGCTGAAGCTTGGCAAAAAAAAGGAGATGGATTACCGTGTCTCCGTCATGCCGACGCTCCACGGCGAGAAGATAGTTCTCCGGCTCCTCGATAAATCGAGCCTGGAAGTGGAGATGACGAATCTTGGATTTGAGAAGAAGCAGCTCGAGGAATTCAAGGAAGCGATATACAGGCCCTACGGCATGGTTCTCGTTACGGGTCCCACCGGGTCGGGAAAGACCACGACCCTTTATTCCGCGATAGCGGAGCTGAACAAAACTACGGATAATATTTCGACCGCCGAGGACCCCGTGGAATACAGCTTCGCGGGAATAAACCAGGTGCAGATGAAAGAGGAAATAGGGCTTACTTTCGCTGCTTCCCTGAGGTCGTTCCTCAGGCAGGACCCCGACATCATCCTGGTTGGGGAGGTACGGGATTATGAAACGGCGGAGATCGCCATAAAGGCGGCTCTGACGGGACACCTGGTCCTTTCGACACTTCACACCAATGATGCCCCGAGCACGGTAAGCAGGTTGCTCAACATGGGCATAGAACCCTTTCTCGTCTCATCGTCACTGAATCTCATCCTTGCCCAGAGGCTTGCGAGGAGGATCTGTGAGAACTGCAAGGAAGAGGTCAAAATGAACCCAAAGGTTCTCCTCGATGCGGGGGCCAAGAAAGAGATGCTCGACGGGTTCAAGCTCTACAAGGGAAAGGGCTGTGAACAGTGCTCCAACATCGGATACAAAGGGAGGGTCGCCCTTTACGAGGTTATGACGGTCCGCGATGAGATAAAGGAGATGATACTCCGTGGGGGTTCAGCCATTGAGCTGAAAAAAGAGGCGCTGCGCTTTGGCATGAAGACTCTCCGCCAGGCTGGGCTGGGCAAGGTAAGGGACGGGGTGACCACGCTGGAAGAAGTTTTGAGAGTTTCGGCAAAAGACTAA
- a CDS encoding PilT/PilU family type 4a pilus ATPase has translation MGTLHDYLGMMLEKGASDLHITTGIPPTIRVDGRLTPLPFEPVTPQETKKLCYSVLTDAQKQRFEEERELDLSFGLKGLSRFRANIFMQRGAVAGAFRTIPYRVPSFEELGLPTVVLDLCKKPRGLVLVTGPTGSGKSTTLAAMIDKINEERQEHVVTIEDPIEYLHPHKKCVVNQREVGSDTESFKKALKYILRQDPDVVLIGEMRDLETIEAALTVAETGHLVFATLHTNSAVQTINRILDVFPPYQQPQVRAQLSFVLQGILSQLLLPRASGIGRVLAMEVLIPNPAVRNLIREEKIHQLYGQMQIGQAKFGMQTMNQSLLGLYGKRDITLEEAIGRSPEPDEFKQMLQGQQAAQR, from the coding sequence ATGGGGACATTGCATGATTATTTGGGAATGATGCTGGAAAAAGGAGCTTCCGATCTCCACATAACGACGGGCATACCCCCCACCATCAGGGTGGACGGCAGGTTGACACCCCTTCCCTTCGAACCGGTTACTCCCCAGGAGACAAAGAAACTGTGCTACAGCGTTTTAACCGATGCGCAGAAGCAGAGGTTTGAAGAGGAGCGGGAGCTCGACCTCTCCTTTGGCTTGAAGGGGTTGTCCCGTTTCCGGGCGAATATTTTCATGCAGAGAGGGGCTGTCGCCGGGGCCTTCAGGACGATCCCCTACAGGGTGCCCTCTTTCGAAGAGCTCGGGCTGCCGACGGTGGTTTTGGATTTATGTAAAAAGCCGAGGGGGCTGGTCCTGGTGACGGGCCCCACGGGATCGGGGAAGTCGACCACCCTTGCCGCGATGATAGACAAGATCAATGAGGAGAGGCAGGAGCACGTGGTCACGATCGAAGACCCCATTGAATACCTGCACCCGCACAAAAAGTGCGTGGTAAACCAGAGGGAGGTGGGCAGCGATACCGAAAGTTTCAAAAAAGCTCTGAAATACATTCTCAGGCAGGATCCCGACGTGGTCCTGATAGGCGAGATGAGGGACCTGGAAACAATCGAGGCGGCGCTGACCGTGGCCGAGACGGGGCACCTCGTCTTTGCGACGCTCCATACGAACTCCGCTGTCCAGACGATCAACAGGATCCTCGATGTTTTTCCTCCCTATCAGCAGCCGCAGGTTAGGGCACAGCTCTCCTTCGTTCTGCAGGGGATACTGTCCCAGTTGCTTTTGCCGCGGGCTTCCGGTATCGGGAGGGTTCTCGCCATGGAAGTGCTCATCCCGAACCCGGCTGTGAGGAACCTGATACGGGAGGAGAAAATCCATCAGCTTTACGGGCAGATGCAGATCGGGCAGGCGAAGTTCGGCATGCAGACGATGAACCAGTCGCTTCTTGGCCTCTATGGGAAAAGGGACATCACCCTTGAAGAAGCTATCGGCCGCTCGCCCGAGCCCGATGAGTTCAAACAGATGCTCCAGGGGCAGCAGGCAGCCCAGAGATAA
- a CDS encoding type II secretion system F family protein, translating to MPRYVWEGKSKTGSLVQGELEAPNEAVVMAQLRRQQVYPTKIKPKGLSLELKIPGIKKKIPEKDIAVFTRQFATMIDAGLPLVQCLDILGSQQTSKAFKAVIEKVKEDVESGSTFADALRKHPKVFDELFVNLVEAGEVGGILDTIFSRLAAYKEKAIKLKKQIKGAMIYPSTIVSVAVIVTAILLIYVIPIFSKMFQDFGQALPSLTQFVIDLSLFTRKYFYLFILAFIMFVIFIRMTYKNPKGRLFLDKVMLKSPIFGDLILKIAIARFSRTLSTMVSSGVPILESLDIVGKSAGNKVVEGAIFTARESISEGNTIAEPMEQGKVFPPMVTQMISVGEATGALDQMLSKIADFYEDEVDAAVAALTSLLEPLLMIFLGVMIGGLVIAMYLPIFKLAGVVGG from the coding sequence ATGCCCAGGTACGTATGGGAAGGCAAATCAAAGACGGGTTCACTCGTACAGGGTGAACTGGAGGCACCGAACGAAGCGGTGGTGATGGCCCAGCTCAGAAGGCAACAGGTCTATCCCACGAAGATCAAGCCGAAGGGCCTCTCTCTCGAGCTCAAGATACCGGGAATAAAGAAGAAAATTCCCGAAAAGGATATTGCCGTTTTCACGAGGCAGTTTGCAACCATGATCGACGCGGGACTTCCCCTGGTCCAGTGTCTCGATATTCTCGGTTCTCAGCAGACGAGCAAGGCTTTCAAGGCAGTCATCGAGAAGGTGAAGGAAGACGTGGAGAGCGGGTCGACCTTTGCCGATGCCCTCCGGAAGCATCCGAAGGTGTTCGATGAGCTGTTCGTCAACCTCGTTGAAGCGGGCGAGGTGGGCGGTATCCTCGATACCATATTTTCACGCCTTGCGGCCTACAAGGAAAAGGCGATAAAGCTGAAGAAGCAGATAAAGGGAGCAATGATATATCCGTCCACCATCGTTTCCGTGGCCGTGATCGTCACGGCGATTCTCCTTATCTACGTGATTCCGATTTTTTCAAAGATGTTTCAGGATTTTGGCCAGGCCCTTCCCTCGTTAACACAGTTCGTGATCGACCTGTCTCTGTTCACGCGCAAGTACTTTTACCTCTTCATCCTTGCCTTTATCATGTTCGTGATTTTCATACGGATGACCTACAAAAATCCCAAGGGCAGGCTGTTTCTCGATAAAGTGATGCTCAAATCACCGATTTTCGGGGATTTGATTCTGAAGATTGCCATTGCCCGCTTTTCCAGAACCCTCAGCACGATGGTATCGTCGGGAGTCCCCATACTGGAGAGCCTTGACATAGTGGGCAAGTCTGCGGGGAACAAAGTGGTCGAGGGAGCTATTTTCACTGCCCGTGAAAGCATATCCGAGGGGAATACGATTGCCGAGCCCATGGAGCAGGGAAAGGTGTTCCCGCCCATGGTTACGCAGATGATATCCGTGGGAGAGGCGACGGGCGCTCTCGACCAGATGCTGTCGAAGATTGCCGACTTCTACGAGGATGAGGTGGACGCTGCCGTTGCAGCACTGACATCGCTCCTCGAGCCGTTGCTCATGATCTTTCTCGGGGTTATGATAGGCGGCCTCGTCATTGCTATGTACCTGCCCATATTCAAACTTGCCGGAGTTGTGGGAGGCTAA